The genomic region CATACTTTCTCTTCCAATCTCTAATCATCTCATTTAATCTTAATTTTACTCCAACAACAATACTTACAACAATTATAACTTACATAAACAACAACAATACTTACAACAATTATAACTTACATAAACAGGTTGCTTCATAAGGTTGTGtttattttactaaaaataatttttgaaaaatagattaATTTTCTATGTTTGtatcattttgtttaaaatatttttcgttatttaataaattttttgaaattattttttaaaagttgttTTAGTGAAACAAACAcaacataaataaatttattacaaaatattataataatattttcattgaacaatcaaaatttattttataataagttatatcatatataaacttaataatgaatttatgtttgattaaaatttaatttaaattatatatattacatatacaaGAGTGAATAATGACACGTTAGAATTAAAAGGGTAAATGAAACTAAACATGATTTAAACAAATCctcatattttatataattaaaatatttatctttttacTATAAACTATttcttattaaaaattaaataaatatttttaatataataatattaaattttattcaagttaatttatatatattgaatcatattttaatttttaaaaatataattattattaattataggtCTGTCTGCCTCTTTGCTGTTCTCCTTCTCAGTTGTCGCAGGTTTTTCATTTCCAAGTTTTGCAACATATTCTCAAAATTGTAGTCTCTTAGGACCATACAACAACTCAAAGTTATACTAAACGTTGTTTATGGTTATGCAAAGCCTATGTGGAGAAAATAAGAAATTCTGGGCTCAGTGTTGAATACATTTATATTAAATAGTGAATGCACCATCATagtttatgtttaaatatatatatatatatataaaagggagTGGAGGACAAACACAAGAGTCAAAGCTGTTTATCCCCATGCAGCTTTTGTGCATAATTTGAGTGCGTAAGGCAGGGACTACCCATACATACATACCATGAAAACAAGAAACATTGCACCCATACTCCCCAACATTAAAATATGATTATACTAAAATCTTACTTTTAAATGCCTTTGGGATTCATTTTGGCTTCTCATTCTGCAAACAACTTCTATATGCATGCTACTCTATATATGGGGGACTTCACTTCACATAGTTTGAGTATTTTAAACTTTAAAGTACACCATTTAAATATATGTTTGCCCATATCTCCTACAAAAAGTTGAAACCATATAGAATAATTTAACACCTATAACGAAATTTTCAATAAATTGTTTGTAAAAGATCGATATCAAGAGAATATTTAATGCATCGTTGGTGTATAAATATCATACATCATTAATTAATAGTAAGATGGCACATGGTCACTTATGTAAAACAACAAATATTGAGGGTTTTAAAAATATTACTTATaatcattaaacataaaaaatacaaaaaataaaatttgaaactcAAATCTAAATCATCAAGTCTGTAATTTGAAACCTAAAATCTAAAATCTAAAACTCTAAATTCATAATCCGAAACCTAAAACCTAAaacgagaaagaaaaacaaaataattataattaatatttaataatatttatttcaaatcctttaatatattttattttaatgtttaattttattattacattGATGTTGCATCAAATATTAAACTCGTGATATCGGTTTTTAATTTCTACTATGAGATAACAAGTTTTGAAAAGGatgatttaattataattttttaatgatcCAAAAGCTTGTTATCTTCTTTTCAGTAAGGTTATTGAGAGTGGAAGGGAGCTAAGCAGTTAAATTCGCCATTGATTTTATTATATATACAAGTGTAATGGGAtgaaaacattttacaaatattgTGAGAGCCAGAAAAGAATGGAGAATGATTTGAATCTGTGTTAATTAAATATCATGTATGAGCTTAACCATTGCTCCAAACCAATCTTGCCATCTCTTATTTTTTTATAGCTCTACATAATCTTTTAACTTTCATCACGGAATTCAAAGTGTGCCTTATAAATATTACACTTCCACGTCAATATGTAACAAATTTcgatttgaatttaaaaattttaaaaattaaattttaagttaattgatTTAAGTTAActcaagttttaaatttgagttgagtgaaattttataattcaaataatagatTGGTGTAAAAATTCTTTAGTCTTTGTCAATTTTGAAAGCGAGTAAAGTGATGTCTCTGTTAACAAAattacacaataatttaaaataattttcaaaatttaaaatatttataaacattcaaaatttatattttaaaaaaattataaataaaaattagagaattttatgaaagttaaattttttaaaaatttaaaataataattttgggcattaattaatgattcaagtttatctttctaaatttttttaaaagcttTCAAATTTATATGTTCTAACATAGAATTAGTTATATTAtaaaagattttaatttgacatatttaactttttaatttaactcgaataatttcATCCAATTCGATTCAACTCAAttctaaaaaaatttatttttacttgATTCAATTAAATGTTCACCCTAATAAATcaactaaattttttaaaatgtaaaagtgtTTCTCTCAACAAATTCGTCCTTGTAAGGATTGACCAAAAGAGTATAGTGTGATGTTAAGAAATATATTATGCTTTGGATATGTCGTAAAAATGAGTTTAATAATACCTTGAAGTGGGAGACTTCATCACGTTTGCACGTTGAGAGAGTCTTGATGAGTGGATCAAGATCAGTGATCTATTAttacaaatatatattatttaattcctTGATTATGTAGTCATTGAACTTCAACTAGGTTCTTAGCTACCTACTTAACAACTCTAAAAATAAACAAAGGATAACTTAGACAGAAATGCGAAGGGATAAgacaaaaattaaattacttaaaacacCCTATTAACCCTAATTTAACTCATCTATTGCATAAGCAAACTACGGATGACGGCAGCTTGGGCACTGTCGGTTGTTGCTAGTAACTCCGATAATCTCTCACTAATATCATCCACTTCTCTATGCAAGCTTCTTATGTAGTTGCAAGTCTCTTGTAACACTTTTGCAGCTGATACCTATCAACAATCATTATATATCAGTTAATATTATATAAgtttttttatataatgtttCTTTTAGCTCTTAAATAAACGATCTCCTGCACCGATAAATTAAATCCAAAACAACGTTTTTTTCTCTTTTACTCATCTTAATAAACTTATTAGATGtcgattttaataattttcttatACAAAAGAAGTCCTAACCTAAGGCTTGAGTACAAGAAAAAGGGTTATAAATTTGAATTCAATATTACCTTCTTCAAAGAAAGTGAATGAAGCTCCGAATTTTAGAAAAAAGAAAATAGGGTAAAACATATATACCTTATCAGAGTGCCTGTTTCGAACCTCAGGGAGAAGTTGCTGCAATTTGGAAACAAGATCATAGATCTGATCATCAGTTATTCTTGAACCACTTGATTGCCTTGATCTTGACCTTCTGCTAGACATGTTTTCTTAATTAGTATATTAGAAAGGGTGATGAAATGAAAGTGGGGGTGCAACTGCAAATGCAaaagaataaataataagaaGAGATGTTAAGGAACAGAAAGAAATGGTGGGGAAGGAGACAAGTTATGGAAGAAGAGACAGAGAGCGAAACTCAAAAAGTCAAGAAAGGTGAAAGGTAGTGGAGAGGGAGACAATTTGCATGGGAGAAAGGAGATTGCGACAGCCTTGTTTTAAATAGGGTTTTGTAGAGAGAAAACccaaagaaaggaaaaaagaatCTAAATCTCTTTGGATTCGCCTTACT from Gossypium arboreum isolate Shixiya-1 chromosome 1, ASM2569848v2, whole genome shotgun sequence harbors:
- the LOC108482313 gene encoding transcription factor ILI6-like, producing MSSRRSRSRQSSGSRITDDQIYDLVSKLQQLLPEVRNRHSDKVSAAKVLQETCNYIRSLHREVDDISERLSELLATTDSAQAAVIRSLLMQ